GAACAacctcctcaacaacaacctcaGGTGAATCCGGAGCCTGAATAGTCGCCTTCCATGTCTCCTCACCGTCAACGTAGAGGGTGTAGTAGAGCGAACTCCTGTTGtcctcaagcttgtcaaTCGAGAAAGAACCAAACTTAGACTGGCCTCCGGGAATATAACTTCAATGTTGTTAGCCAATCGCGTTCGTTGAATGAAAAGGGGCTATGGACATACCTCATCAtgacatcctcatcatctgtcTGCTTGTATGTGGGGAAAGGGAAAGCAAACTGGTTGAGGGGGCTGGTAGAGAATTCGTGAGCAGTAGCGGACTGTGGCCATCGCGAGTCAACAGGAGGCGGGAACCTGGTTGCAGCAAACTCATGACGATCGCCAGAGAGAATAACGACGCTAGTTCCTTGTGCACCAGAGTCCCACATAGCCTCAAGGATTTGCTTTCTCTCAACTAGGAAGCCACCCCAGGTGTCCTTGACATTGACGGGCCAGTTCTTGGTGAAGGGAACAGAAGAAGCAATAAACTTCCATCGTACACCCTTGGGCACAGGGCGGGCGAGCCAGGCCAATAGGTCAGCCAATTGCTCTTTGCCCAGCATGGTCTTGTCTGTAGCGTTGAATGGCGCGTTGTTGCTGGAGCGGTAGCTGCGAGTGTCCATCATGAAAAAGCTAGCTGGACCCTGAGTGAATTCATACCAAGTGGCATTGCGTCTGAGATTCAGACGGCCTGCTGCTTCAGGAATTGGAGGGTTGACATTGGCTTGGTAAAGGTGCCAAGGGTCCACGGCAGCGCTGTAGATGCCAGTTGTGTTGGAAGACCAATCATTTGAGATCTCGTGATCATCGAGAACGTGGATCCAGCTGAGGTTCTGAGCAACAGGGGCCCAGTCGGGTGAAGCATAAATCTGTCGATATTGCATACGATACTCTTCTGCGGTCTTTCCGAATCGCTCAGGAACATCGACGTAAATAAAGTCACCAAGAAACAACATGAATTGGGCATCCAACGTAGGCAACAGGTTGGCAAGATTCCTCAAGCCAGGAATGGCCAAAGCATGATCCAGTGGGTTGTAAGGGAATCGGGGAAGAATACAAGAGGTAGAGAGGAAAGTGAAGAGGCCGTCCTTGTTGTCAGGCATCTCTCCTGCCTTGGGAGCGGAGCGAAACTCGCCTGTGTGGTTGTTAGAAGTCCTCCATGCATATGTCATCTGCTTTGCGGGGTCCAGAGGCACCGTCATAGTCGTGGTGAAGTCGGTGGTGTTGTCAGTGGAGGTGATAAAGCCTGCAGTGAGCCATATCTTGGGGTCGTAAGTCGATTCGTCATCCTTAACGTGATACTCAAATATGACGGGCATTTGAAGCTGGTCAGGCTCACGAATGACGAACCTCGCCTCAGATGGCGATACATAGCCGAGTCGAACAAAAGATAGGCCGTCAGATGGGTAGTACCATCGAGCCCGATATAGAGCATCAGCAGTCAAGCCGATGAGAAGAGCGTTTATGAGGAAGGTCAGAAAACTCGCAATTGGACGCGCGGCGCTGGGAGCTCCAGACAAGAGGATATTGATGATGCTGGGAACCTTTTCACCGATAACGACCTTCTCCTTGACGTCTACTACGTCAGTAACGATCTCGGGCTCAGGCACAACGGCGACGCCGTCCTCGGTTAATAGAGGGGTTTCAGCTGTGATGGACTCCTTTACAGTAACATCAATCTCATCTTGGAGGACGCCAACCTTTGGCTTGGTGAAGTAGCTCGCAACATAAGACGGGACATAGATAgcaaagagagaaaaggcgACTAGGCCAAAGTGTGCCTGTTGATGGGGTTAATCAAACTGTGGATTATCGTAATGTTCTTGCACTCTTACAGGGAACTGTGGTTATGGTTAGCATGATCCAATGTCATATGAACAAAAAAGAAGCACACACAAGTCTGAAGAATACTAGAGCGCTTATCCTCAATGCAAATGAGGATAGCTTTGCAGCTTTTGTCTGAGCTGCCatattgatgatgatgccgTGATgtgaaagaaaaacaaaaggaggtgctgtgctgtgctgcgCGATAGCGCGGATGAAACGGTCCGTGTAAGGCAATTGGCCCCTAAGTTGGTTAAAGGGTTAAGGAAAGTCAAGAACTAGATGAGCTGAAGCTTCATGCCATGTGAGTTTTTAACGCGACATGAGAAATGATGTTGTTTATTTATGAGAAGAAAGATTAGCAGCGTTTTATTTGGAACTCTTTGATGAAAGGACTGACAGGGGAGTGAGGTCATGATCCACGATAATCTGGTAATCCAACCTTGACGCGTATTGGCTCAAAGAGGAAACTTATTGGATCTACCGAGATGTGGCGTCTCTGTGGCGCAAAGCACCAAATGGCTGATGGTTCCAAAAAGGGAGCTCAGGAGGGGtctcggtcttggtcttccAGGGGGTCGGTACCAGCAAAATTCCGTGCCGACTCTGGAAGCTCAATCGTGGCCCGTTCGGTTTACTTACAGCACATGTCCACTTTAGCGACAGCTTGTCCtaaacagcagcagcacgcGACAACCTCTCACACATCGCCGCAACAATGAGACTACCAACACTTGTCGCCGGGCTTTTCGCCTGCCTCGCCACCAATGTCGCTGCTACCGCTTTGACCTACAAGCTCGACGCTCACGAGAAGGCCTGCTTCCATACCACTACGAAAAAGCAGGGCGAGAAGATCGCATTCTACTTTGCTGTGAGCCTCCTCGGATGATATCATGTCTACCCAATTTCGAGCTAAACACATACTCTAGGTTCAATCTGGTGGTTCTTTTGATGTCGACTACGTTGTTGAGGGTCCCAATGGCAAGATTATTATGGATGGTCAAAAGGAGCGACAGGGTGACTTTGTCTTCTCCGCCAACGTTGTCGGCGATTACTCCTTCTGCTTCGACAACGAGATGAGTACTTTTGCCGAGAAGTACGTCGACTTCGAGATTGCTGTCGAGAACGAATCCCGCGCCCAACTCCCCTCCAAGCAGGGTACAACCCCCGAACAGACATCAGCCCTTGAGGAGTCCATCTTCAAGGTCTCCGGCCAACTCTCCACCATCTCCCGAAACCAAAAGTACTTCCGAACCCGCGAGAACCGAAACTTTGCCACTGTCAACAGCACTGAGGGCCGAATTATCAACTTTAGTATGATTCAGATCGGTCTTATCATCTGCATGGGTGCTCTGCAGGTGTTTGTTGTTCGATTCTTTTTCCAGGTAAGTCTCGTCATGTGTCAAATTCAAGAAACGCGACTAAACTATACAAACAGGGTGCGCGCAAAGGTTACGTATAAAGAAATCGCTTCATCATATGCAATGCTGGACACGGATGTTATGAGGCGCGGGAATAAAAAGGAGACGGATATTGGAAGTGATATGTATAATCAATGGAAGCAAAgcgcttggcttggcttggctgggAAGCCTTGCATTTGGTTTTGACGTAAATGTTTGAGATACCGAAATGAAAGCTGTCATGATGCGTTCGACATTTTGCTTTATTGAGCAGTTCTTTGCACTTTATGGACTTGAGTAAACTTTTACCTACTGACAAGTGTGTTAGGCCGGGTTAGTGTAAGTCTGCAGCACCAATGAATATCACAAGTAAGTCCTTAATACGCTCTGGTATTGTTCAAGAGAGGCTTATCAGCAATCTGTTGTTGGCATTCCCCTATGACGTGCAATCGAGCATTGAAAATAATTGCTAAGGTCTAGTCGCAATGAATGGTGAAGTAAAAACCCGAGGATTTTGCAGCCGTAGTTGGATATATCATGCAGCATAAGACTTTTAATTATGTCATGAAGAACCTAATGAGATGCTCTAAAACAGTAGACTTTTCGTagaaaaatagtattataggctaaggctatactttccaataagatttaataaagtgAACTTTATACCagaataaactataaaaatataagaataatagacactctcttctttcttacCTAACAAAAACACCAgctaaaaagataaataccTAAGCAACGACCCAAGTAgttgtatatatacttgatCGTTCTTTAGTAGCTGGAACAAACTTTCTCAAATAGACATGAGAAACGTATCAAGATGCAAGCAATATGTAGGTACTTTTATACTGCCCAGCGTAGCATTGATAGCTTATGCTTGCGCTTCCTTTTTAAATCATATAAGGCTTATTGATCAGAGGAGTAGTTTATTGCAAACTTGGAATAgttgtatatatataatgcAATAATTATTTTCCTTATGATGATAAACTCTAGCTAGCAACGTTGATCGAGTATTTAAGTAGGGGAAATGTTTAAGTTGCTTGCTGTCAAATCTTGGCATTGCTGGTTACTCCAGATATCCTGCGCTAAGCCCCTTCTGGAACGTCGCCTTTTGAAATTCTAATAAACCTCGAAGCCTCGCGACCTGAGCAActccaacatcatcatctacACAACCACATAAAAATGACGTCGATTGCTGGGTCACTACAGTCTGCGCTGCCCAAGCCCAAATACACgggcgaggaggaagaggctccTGCTCGAGCCCAGCAACGCGGTGTTCGAATCGTTGGCCCTGGCCAGCTTGACGAGACGCAGGTCGTCCTCAAACGATCTGGCCCTCCAGCATACGGCCAGCGCGCAGGATGGCGACCACGATCGCAAGAAGACTTTGGAGATGGAGGTGCTTTTCCAGAGATCCCAATCGCTCAATACCCCTTAGAGATGGGAAAGAAAGGCGCCAACTCCAGCAACGCGCTGGCGATTCAGGTTGATTCCGAAGGCAAGGTTAAATACGATGCCATCGCGCGACAAGGCCATACCGAGAACCGAATTATTCATACATCCTTCAAAGACCTGATTCCTCTTCGACAACGCGCTGATGCGGGCGAGATCGACCTTTCGCGGCCCGACAAGGAGTCTGTCGAGGCAACAACAGAGAGGACGAAGAACGCACTGGCTGCCCTTGTCAGTGGTGCGGTGGCGGCTCAGAAACCGAAGAATGTCAATATTGGACAGCGAAAAGATCCCACTTTCGTTCGATATACGCCAGCGAACCAGATGGGCGACAACTCCAAGAAGCAAGACCGTATCATAAAAATTGTTGAGCGACAGCGTGATCCCCTGGAACCCCCGAAATTCAAGCACAAGAAGATTCCTCGAGGACCACCATCGCCGCCTCCGCCAGTCATGCACTCACCGCCCCGAAAACTCACAGCCGAAGACAATGAGATGTGGAGGATTCCACCCCCAGTTTCAAACTGGAAGAATCCCAAGGGTTTTACAGTGCCATTGGACAAGCGTTTGGCTGCAGATGGACGTGGATTACAGGATTTGGCCATTAGTGATAAACATGCTCAGTTTGCTGAAGCTGTCAAGATGGCTGAGCGTCACGCTCGTGAAGAGGTTCAACAACGTGCTATGATGCAACAGCGTCTAgcagagaaggaaaaggcacAGAAGGAAGACAACCTTCGAGAGTTGGCCCAGAAGGCTCGTGCGGAGCGGTCTGCCGCTGGCCGCGGGCGTAGGGATTCCCGCGGCTCCCACGATTCTAGGGATTCTAGGGACTCGAGGTCACGATCGCGAAGTTACAGTTATTCTGAGTCGGATCGCTCTGACagcgaagatgaggaagtcaGAGAGCGTGTCAAAGCTCGTCAGGAGAAGCAAAGAGATGAGGAGCGAAAGCTACGGCAGAACCGTATGGGCGCTGAGCGACGAGCTCAGGTCATGGCCCGTGAACAAGGCCGAGATATTTCGGAAAAGGTTGCTCTGGGCGTGGCCAAGCCTACACAATCAAAGGAGACAATGTACGACTCGCGATTATTCAACCAAACAAGTGGATTTGATAGCGGCATTAACGAGGACAACCTATACGACAAGCCCCTGTTTGCTGCACAAGACGCCATGAACAGCATTTACCGACCACGAGTAAATGtagacgatgatgacgacgcaGAGGCAGGTGAGCGAGAGATGGCTAAGATTCAGAAGAGCAGCCGATTTGGCGAGGCTCTTGGAAAGGGAACATTTAAGGGTGCCGCAGATGCAGAGGTAAGCTCTTCATTTTCCAGATTCCCATCTACCCATTCACTAACACTTTTTCAACAGGCACGCGAAGGTCCAGTTCAGTTCGAGAAGGATGCTGGAGATCCTTTTAATGTAGACAAGTTCTTGTCAGAGGTGGACCAGAACTCATCTAAGCGTGGTTATGGCTTGCAAGACGACGATAGCAGGCAGTCCAAGCGGCCAAGAGTTGACCctgacgacgatgaagaatAATTAGCAAATTGTACAGAAAGGTGTGTGCTGTTGTACAGTTAGACTCAGTCAGGCGTCAATCCgcaactttttttttggatGAAAGGCATTTTCACAATACCACTACATGAAGCACAAGAGGGATGTGCTTCGCCCATTAATTTTACTCAACTCCATGAACGCGACCAAACATTTGTGCTTTGACCAATATCCATCGCTAATACGTATAATCTTGTGTTCTCTCCTCCCTCCGCATTTCGGAAGACTGACCGATTTGGGTCTGTTTTGCAGGGTACAGACAATAAATCATTATTTCTAGAGAAGTACGCATTGTGTTGTTGACCAGGTTCAAGAAGCCATTTGTCCCCGAAGTTTGGTTCCCCTGACACTCGCTGATCTTTGACCCGAGATCCGAAAGCCAGCGCTGCAATTTCCCTCGAATCATTTGCTAGAGTTCGGGTCTTAGCCTGAAAAGAGACGATCGACAGCGTCCCCATGGGGAAATATCATTGTCTTGGCCAAGCTACCCTTAACTACCTTCTCATGGTAGCTTCGTCCCCCACAGGGGTAATTGGGGGCCTGTCGTGGGGTCATGAGGAGGCCTGCTGCAGCTATAGAGACGACATGAAGTCGCATTGACTGACGAAATTGTCAAGCGATAGCTTCGAGAACTCTACTACTTGCACACTCTTGTCGTTGACATGAAGTTCCGCAAACTTTCCACGGCTTTCCTCGTCTCCTTGCTCCATGCACCCCAACTAGTGGCCGCAGCTCTCAATGCGACAGAGACAGATACTCAGCTGGTCATTTCCAATGACCGCTTCTACGCAGCTGTCCAGAAGAAGGGAGGCGCTATCGTGAAGCTCACGCTGGACGGAACAAACCTGCTCGGCAGTCCATCTGGTTCTACTGGAATCGGTCCCTATCTAGATTGCTACT
This Fusarium poae strain DAOMC 252244 chromosome 3, whole genome shotgun sequence DNA region includes the following protein-coding sequences:
- a CDS encoding hypothetical protein (SECRETED:SignalP(1-20)~TransMembrane:1 (n3-14c20/21o181-202i)), coding for MRLPTLVAGLFACLATNVAATALTYKLDAHEKACFHTTTKKQGEKIAFYFAVQSGGSFDVDYVVEGPNGKIIMDGQKERQGDFVFSANVVGDYSFCFDNEMSTFAEKYVDFEIAVENESRAQLPSKQGTTPEQTSALEESIFKVSGQLSTISRNQKYFRTRENRNFATVNSTEGRIINFSMIQIGLIICMGALQVFVVRFFFQGARKGYV
- the PRP45 gene encoding mRNA splicing protein (BUSCO:21952at5125); protein product: MTSIAGSLQSALPKPKYTGEEEEAPARAQQRGVRIVGPGQLDETQVVLKRSGPPAYGQRAGWRPRSQEDFGDGGAFPEIPIAQYPLEMGKKGANSSNALAIQVDSEGKVKYDAIARQGHTENRIIHTSFKDLIPLRQRADAGEIDLSRPDKESVEATTERTKNALAALVSGAVAAQKPKNVNIGQRKDPTFVRYTPANQMGDNSKKQDRIIKIVERQRDPLEPPKFKHKKIPRGPPSPPPPVMHSPPRKLTAEDNEMWRIPPPVSNWKNPKGFTVPLDKRLAADGRGLQDLAISDKHAQFAEAVKMAERHAREEVQQRAMMQQRLAEKEKAQKEDNLRELAQKARAERSAAGRGRRDSRGSHDSRDSRDSRSRSRSYSYSESDRSDSEDEEVRERVKARQEKQRDEERKLRQNRMGAERRAQVMAREQGRDISEKVALGVAKPTQSKETMYDSRLFNQTSGFDSGINEDNLYDKPLFAAQDAMNSIYRPRVNVDDDDDAEAGEREMAKIQKSSRFGEALGKGTFKGAADAEAREGPVQFEKDAGDPFNVDKFLSEVDQNSSKRGYGLQDDDSRQSKRPRVDPDDDEE
- a CDS encoding hypothetical protein (TransMembrane:2 (i21-42o125-146i)~BUSCO:13117at5125); this encodes MAAQTKAAKLSSFALRISALVFFRLFPAHFGLVAFSLFAIYVPSYVASYFTKPKVGVLQDEIDVTVKESITAETPLLTEDGVAVVPEPEIVTDVVDVKEKVVIGEKVPSIINILLSGAPSAARPIASFLTFLINALLIGLTADALYRARWYYPSDGLSFVRLGYVSPSEARFVIREPDQLQMPVIFEYHVKDDESTYDPKIWLTAGFITSTDNTTDFTTTMTVPLDPAKQMTYAWRTSNNHTGEFRSAPKAGEMPDNKDGLFTFLSTSCILPRFPYNPLDHALAIPGLRNLANLLPTLDAQFMLFLGDFIYVDVPERFGKTAEEYRMQYRQIYASPDWAPVAQNLSWIHVLDDHEISNDWSSNTTGIYSAAVDPWHLYQANVNPPIPEAAGRLNLRRNATWYEFTQGPASFFMMDTRSYRSSNNAPFNATDKTMLGKEQLADLLAWLARPVPKGVRWKFIASSVPFTKNWPVNVKDTWGGFLVERKQILEAMWDSGAQGTSVVILSGDRHEFAATRFPPPVDSRWPQSATAHEFSTSPLNQFAFPFPTYKQTDDEDVMMSYIPGGQSKFGSFSIDKLEDNRSSLYYTLYVDGEETWKATIQAPDSPEVVVEEVVRPSFWDKIKFF